The Hyperthermus butylicus DSM 5456 genome includes a region encoding these proteins:
- the lysS gene encoding lysine--tRNA ligase: MAVEFVQDVRQARFLREPVVESRGELKHWIDALADWLEERLRARGKEVYVFNGGLSVSGLQHVGRLRGEVIILETLRRILSQRGLRIKQYLTLYTQDAWKGKDSQLKAFPNPEEARRYTGWPLIRVPDPKGELRSWVDRFWLDFGPYIPEFTDGQVEVVTTTELYRGKLLEFVKMSVERREEVRRVINRYRGRKPYPEGWIPFEAICARCGRIDSTEALEVDLEREMVRYRCKQCGHEGWAKLWDGKLNWRIEWVGVWWALGVDFEPYGKDHATPGGSRDSANELARLVYGIEPPEGLPYEWVAVKTPDGEADMSSSDFIGFTPREWLEVAHPEVLRFLMLKTPPMRKISLGLHEVPQYYEQYYKAERVYYGVETAGSREEDIVLRRSYELSYTRAGPPEKMPAQPPYTHVAILAQILPENLWRSEAVKRLQRSGHMPDNPTSFDIERLMALLPRAKRWAERYAPSHIRVKILEELPDDVRSRVPDWARKALRELGEKLAVLEEWSEDAIKNVMIEFTRGWEPAKRREFYRYFYLVFVGRESGPRAAPLLALLDREFVVSRLSSI; the protein is encoded by the coding sequence TTGGCCGTGGAGTTTGTACAAGACGTTAGGCAGGCTAGGTTTCTCCGTGAACCAGTAGTCGAATCCCGGGGCGAGCTAAAGCATTGGATTGACGCGTTGGCCGACTGGCTAGAGGAGAGACTACGGGCCCGTGGCAAGGAGGTCTACGTCTTCAATGGAGGATTGTCTGTGTCCGGTCTTCAGCACGTTGGTAGGCTGAGGGGCGAAGTGATTATACTAGAGACACTGCGCCGCATACTCTCCCAAAGAGGGCTTAGGATAAAGCAGTACCTCACTCTCTACACACAGGATGCGTGGAAGGGCAAGGATAGTCAACTCAAAGCGTTCCCCAACCCCGAGGAGGCCCGCCGGTACACCGGCTGGCCCCTCATAAGGGTACCTGACCCTAAGGGCGAGCTTAGGAGTTGGGTTGACAGGTTCTGGCTTGACTTTGGTCCCTACATACCAGAGTTTACTGACGGCCAAGTGGAGGTTGTAACTACGACCGAACTCTACCGTGGTAAGCTGCTGGAGTTCGTGAAGATGTCTGTGGAGAGGCGTGAGGAGGTACGACGAGTCATAAACAGGTACCGTGGTAGAAAGCCGTATCCAGAAGGCTGGATACCATTTGAAGCAATATGCGCTAGGTGTGGCAGGATAGACAGTACCGAGGCTCTCGAGGTCGATCTTGAGAGGGAGATGGTACGATATCGCTGTAAGCAGTGTGGTCACGAGGGCTGGGCCAAGCTCTGGGATGGGAAGTTAAACTGGAGGATAGAGTGGGTTGGCGTGTGGTGGGCGCTAGGAGTAGACTTTGAGCCTTACGGAAAAGACCATGCTACACCCGGCGGCAGCAGGGATAGTGCCAATGAGCTAGCTCGCTTAGTCTACGGCATCGAGCCGCCAGAGGGGCTCCCCTATGAGTGGGTTGCCGTGAAGACCCCGGATGGAGAGGCTGATATGAGCAGTAGTGACTTTATAGGATTTACGCCCCGTGAGTGGCTAGAAGTGGCTCACCCGGAGGTCCTAAGGTTCCTCATGCTGAAGACCCCACCCATGAGGAAGATATCTCTTGGCCTCCACGAGGTGCCACAGTATTACGAACAGTACTACAAGGCTGAACGTGTATACTATGGTGTTGAGACGGCGGGATCTCGTGAGGAGGACATAGTGCTACGTAGGAGCTACGAGCTAAGCTATACCAGGGCGGGGCCGCCCGAGAAAATGCCTGCCCAGCCACCCTACACACACGTAGCGATTCTTGCGCAGATACTGCCAGAAAACTTGTGGCGCAGCGAGGCTGTAAAGAGGCTGCAAAGGAGTGGTCACATGCCAGACAATCCGACGAGCTTCGATATAGAGAGGCTCATGGCCCTACTGCCCCGCGCTAAGAGATGGGCTGAGCGTTACGCCCCCAGCCACATAAGGGTTAAGATACTCGAGGAGTTGCCAGACGATGTCAGGAGTCGTGTACCAGACTGGGCGCGTAAAGCGCTACGCGAGCTAGGTGAGAAGCTTGCAGTGCTCGAGGAGTGGAGCGAGGACGCCATCAAGAACGTGATGATCGAGTTTACACGTGGCTGGGAGCCAGCAAAGAGGAGGGAGTTCTACCGCTACTTCTACCTAGTCTTCGTCGGCCGCGAGAGTGGGCCGAGAGCGGCTCCACTACTAGCACTGCTGGATCGCGAGTTTGTCGTCAGCAGGCTCTCAAGCATATAA
- a CDS encoding transcriptional regulator, with the protein MSAPLTLAVCGNIPQHKLNITVDATASRVDIARLKCMLKCVFSLSEEEAQVLTYLILRGRGAIAKDIAEALGRNPEVVRRALRSLYMHSLVVRRPYPLRRGGRAYLYEVPEHIVEAVAKLCREVQELDELVKSRGNGKG; encoded by the coding sequence GTGAGTGCGCCTCTAACACTTGCAGTCTGTGGGAATATCCCCCAACACAAGCTCAACATAACAGTGGACGCCACAGCTTCACGCGTGGACATAGCTAGGCTCAAATGCATGCTCAAGTGTGTATTCTCGCTCAGCGAGGAAGAGGCACAAGTACTAACCTACTTGATACTAAGGGGTAGAGGTGCCATAGCAAAGGACATAGCTGAAGCACTTGGCAGAAATCCTGAAGTTGTACGTCGTGCGCTACGAAGCCTCTACATGCACTCTCTCGTCGTTAGGAGGCCCTACCCGCTAAGGCGTGGCGGCAGGGCATACCTCTACGAGGTACCTGAGCATATTGTGGAGGCTGTAGCGAAGCTGTGTAGGGAGGTTCAGGAGCTAGACGAGCTAGTTAAAAGTAGAGGAAATGGTAAAGGCTAG
- the speE gene encoding polyamine aminopropyltransferase has product MELGMFRLNIYQPGGPIGALYPVEKILYHGRSQYQEIMILVLRGFGKTLVLDGLIQSTESDEHIYHETLVHPAMTVHPNPRRVLILGGGEGATLREVLKHNTVEKAVMVDIDGEVVRVAREYLPEWHQGAFDDPRAQVVIMDGFEYIKEAARRGEDFDVIIMDLTDPFGPKIAAKLYTKEAIGLVKSVLRSDGILVTQAGCAALFPEAFEKVYGSVKSLFAHAEEYGVWVPSFMYVNSFVFASDKYRLTDLSMEEVDRRLRERGVETRFYSGLRHYTLIGLGGIRLLEGRGS; this is encoded by the coding sequence GTGGAGCTGGGAATGTTTAGGCTAAACATTTACCAGCCTGGAGGCCCCATCGGTGCACTTTACCCCGTTGAGAAGATCCTTTACCATGGCAGGTCACAGTACCAGGAGATAATGATTCTTGTTCTACGCGGCTTCGGTAAGACGCTTGTGCTTGACGGGCTTATACAGAGTACCGAGAGCGACGAGCACATATACCACGAGACACTCGTTCACCCAGCTATGACGGTCCATCCTAACCCGCGGCGTGTCCTCATACTGGGTGGTGGTGAGGGAGCAACACTTCGAGAGGTTCTGAAGCATAATACTGTTGAGAAGGCCGTCATGGTTGATATTGATGGGGAGGTTGTTAGGGTTGCACGGGAGTATCTTCCAGAGTGGCACCAAGGCGCCTTTGACGACCCAAGAGCACAAGTAGTCATAATGGATGGCTTTGAGTACATAAAGGAGGCAGCACGACGAGGAGAAGACTTCGACGTCATAATAATGGATCTCACTGACCCATTTGGCCCGAAGATAGCTGCTAAGCTCTATACGAAGGAAGCTATAGGCCTCGTTAAGTCCGTGCTTAGGAGCGATGGTATACTTGTGACTCAGGCTGGCTGCGCCGCACTCTTCCCAGAAGCGTTTGAGAAGGTGTACGGCTCTGTCAAGAGCCTATTCGCGCACGCTGAGGAATATGGTGTGTGGGTGCCATCGTTCATGTATGTTAACAGCTTCGTATTCGCCTCTGACAAGTACAGGCTGACAGACCTATCTATGGAGGAGGTTGACAGGAGGCTCCGGGAGAGGGGTGTAGAGACAAGGTTCTATAGCGGGCTACGCCACTACACCCTTATAGGGCTTGGCGGGATAAGGCTACTGGAAGGCAGAGGTTCCTAG
- a CDS encoding YkgJ family cysteine cluster protein, which yields MAGIDVSIDELEEYTSKLIRVPLGGMFRFRCTRCGRCCSGGPNVVLTIFDVVRMARFLRVSWRNFLRGYVKIVVADVYPFMLLRGDERNRCFFLAEKHDGTKLCVIYPARPMRCRLYPILVEDFSVKHVFVDPKSPGVGQGRLRPLPRRLIEQYVWERKEHYQRLHKLIVNEGLPPLRALYRALEDAWAEAEKGAQWADLDWLESLGSV from the coding sequence ATGGCAGGTATTGATGTCAGCATAGACGAGCTTGAGGAGTATACATCGAAGCTTATCCGTGTCCCCTTAGGCGGCATGTTTAGGTTTAGGTGCACACGGTGTGGTCGTTGCTGCAGCGGCGGTCCGAATGTTGTGCTCACGATATTTGATGTTGTGCGTATGGCTAGGTTTCTGCGTGTGTCGTGGCGCAATTTTCTCCGAGGCTATGTGAAGATAGTTGTTGCAGATGTCTATCCGTTCATGCTGCTCCGAGGCGATGAGCGGAATCGCTGCTTTTTCCTAGCTGAAAAGCATGATGGAACCAAGCTGTGTGTAATCTATCCAGCGAGGCCTATGCGGTGCAGGCTCTACCCTATCCTAGTTGAGGACTTCTCAGTAAAACATGTGTTTGTGGATCCCAAGTCGCCCGGTGTTGGACAAGGTCGTTTACGGCCACTTCCCAGGAGGCTTATTGAACAATATGTGTGGGAGCGCAAGGAGCATTATCAGCGCCTCCACAAACTCATCGTTAATGAGGGATTGCCGCCGCTTCGAGCGCTCTACCGTGCTCTCGAGGATGCCTGGGCTGAGGCTGAGAAGGGAGCACAATGGGCTGACCTCGACTGGTTAGAGTCTCTTGGCTCAGTGTAG
- a CDS encoding DUF357 domain-containing protein, producing MPRRIEDLPPMERVDAYIINVERVIEKLRGKVSGSVAKIVELAAAYANDARYYLEKGDVFTALADIAYAEGLLDALRWLGLAEFSWEQTSAIASRPKVLVAGTFDIIHPGHITLLREAWLRGRVYVVVARDETVKKFKGRPPVVPEEQRLSVVGAMRYVYKAMLGSRRDVLEPLLEVKPDIVLLGPDQWADEDWLRVRLEEHGLRPRIERLRAKLDCPLCSSTSIICRATELASATGICRR from the coding sequence TTGCCTAGAAGGATCGAAGACCTGCCTCCTATGGAACGAGTAGATGCATACATCATTAATGTTGAGAGAGTTATAGAGAAGCTCAGGGGCAAAGTTAGTGGTAGTGTTGCAAAAATTGTGGAGCTAGCTGCAGCCTACGCCAATGATGCAAGGTACTACCTGGAGAAGGGTGATGTCTTTACAGCTCTTGCCGATATAGCCTATGCTGAGGGTCTTCTCGATGCGCTGCGGTGGCTTGGCCTTGCAGAGTTTAGCTGGGAGCAAACAAGCGCGATTGCCTCGCGGCCAAAGGTGTTGGTTGCTGGTACGTTCGACATAATCCATCCGGGCCACATTACGCTTCTAAGGGAGGCCTGGCTGCGGGGCAGAGTATACGTTGTTGTCGCCCGTGACGAGACTGTCAAGAAATTCAAGGGTAGGCCGCCAGTAGTCCCCGAGGAGCAGCGTCTAAGCGTGGTCGGGGCGATGCGTTATGTGTATAAGGCGATGCTGGGTAGTAGAAGGGATGTGCTAGAGCCACTCCTCGAGGTTAAGCCTGACATAGTGCTTCTTGGTCCGGATCAATGGGCTGACGAGGATTGGCTGCGTGTAAGGCTCGAGGAGCATGGTTTGAGGCCGCGAATTGAGAGGCTGCGGGCTAAGCTGGACTGTCCACTCTGCAGCTCTACATCGATAATATGTAGGGCAACGGAGCTGGCTTCGGCGACCGGTATTTGCCGGCGCTAG
- a CDS encoding DUF1028 domain-containing protein — translation MTYSILAYDPLLGQAGISTVSGSIAVGSRVPWGRHGIGVVATQAYTNPALAPMILEYLSKAMSAEEALRRALQSDPSPAHRQVAVVDYRGDVAVHDGEWSPSWHGYYIHPREPVVCIANLVRGPDVCREAVNAFMDTRGTLAEKLLAAIEAGHRAGGDRRGDKSAALLVVGQTEYAPYYDRVIDLRVDYAPDPIRELKRIYSLLVEGY, via the coding sequence TTGACCTACAGTATACTCGCCTACGACCCCCTACTCGGTCAGGCCGGCATCTCAACGGTCTCGGGCAGCATTGCTGTAGGATCTAGGGTTCCCTGGGGCCGGCACGGCATCGGCGTAGTAGCTACCCAGGCCTACACAAACCCAGCACTCGCGCCAATGATCCTTGAGTATCTCTCCAAGGCTATGAGCGCCGAGGAGGCCCTACGAAGGGCCCTTCAAAGCGACCCGAGCCCCGCACATCGGCAGGTAGCTGTAGTAGACTATCGCGGCGACGTAGCCGTACATGATGGCGAGTGGTCGCCCTCTTGGCACGGCTACTATATCCATCCCAGAGAGCCAGTGGTATGCATCGCGAACCTCGTACGCGGCCCTGACGTATGCCGCGAAGCAGTAAACGCGTTCATGGATACCCGTGGCACCCTAGCCGAGAAGCTCCTAGCAGCCATTGAGGCTGGCCACCGGGCGGGCGGCGATAGGCGCGGCGACAAATCAGCTGCGCTACTCGTCGTCGGCCAGACCGAATATGCACCATACTATGACCGTGTTATAGACTTGCGCGTAGACTATGCACCAGACCCTATCCGGGAGCTAAAGAGGATATATTCATTACTCGTGGAGGGCTACTAG
- a CDS encoding DUF5622 domain-containing protein gives MGGKHGKYAYVLRNDGWYVKVRVLKSREENDPARYIVVGPKRKDVPPTYPVLREDDVPEEVKKQLYTV, from the coding sequence ATGGGCGGGAAGCACGGAAAGTACGCGTATGTCCTCCGCAACGATGGCTGGTATGTCAAGGTACGCGTGTTGAAGAGCAGGGAGGAGAATGACCCGGCAAGATACATCGTGGTTGGGCCTAAGAGGAAGGACGTACCGCCAACATATCCGGTGCTCAGGGAGGACGATGTGCCTGAGGAGGTTAAGAAGCAACTCTACACGGTCTAG
- a CDS encoding cysteine hydrolase family protein → MIINKKVVEVPEIPVEQTVRLSADRTAVIVVDMQNDFVRPEGKLFVPTAPKTIQAIRELLEKARRHAVMTIYTMDTHYSDDPEFRIWGEHVVKGSWGWQIVDELKPTRNEIVVEKTRYDGFYGTPIDDLLRVHGIENVVIVGTVANICVLHTAASAALRWYKVYVPMDGISALNEFDYYLTLRQITFLYRGVVVESVKGIEFEGQGKWPR, encoded by the coding sequence ATGATTATCAACAAGAAGGTTGTCGAGGTGCCTGAGATACCGGTAGAGCAGACTGTAAGACTGTCGGCAGACAGGACAGCAGTGATAGTGGTTGACATGCAGAACGATTTTGTGAGGCCGGAGGGCAAGCTATTCGTCCCAACAGCGCCCAAGACTATCCAGGCGATAAGGGAGCTGCTCGAAAAGGCTAGGCGCCATGCAGTAATGACTATATACACCATGGATACGCACTACTCTGATGATCCCGAGTTTAGGATATGGGGGGAACATGTTGTTAAGGGCTCCTGGGGCTGGCAGATAGTAGACGAGTTAAAGCCTACCAGGAACGAGATAGTAGTCGAGAAGACTAGGTATGATGGGTTCTACGGTACGCCGATAGATGATCTGCTACGTGTGCATGGTATAGAGAATGTTGTTATTGTTGGGACAGTTGCAAACATATGTGTTCTCCATACAGCGGCAAGCGCAGCACTACGCTGGTACAAGGTGTACGTGCCCATGGATGGTATCAGCGCGCTCAATGAGTTCGACTACTATCTAACACTCCGGCAGATAACCTTCCTCTACCGCGGCGTGGTTGTGGAGAGCGTTAAAGGCATAGAGTTTGAGGGTCAGGGCAAGTGGCCCCGTTAG
- a CDS encoding ATP-dependent DNA helicase — MARFPYAKPRRGQLEAARAIVSTVREGGVFVLSAPTGFGKTSTIIYGLLEAGVERILYVVRTRNEIAPVLRELRRFGVERYSFLYSARRMCPLLAGEQLATEDFWETCRLLRLRGECMYHENLVEVSEETVEAIVTSIGESKPSEVVAALRNAGLCPFFSLRLASTRAAITVATYPYLFREDIFTSVFEPLTYGDFVVVVDEAHSLLTIQSMLEARLTLETLRAALDEIEEYGLPGELTVALKKLLDMLSSSTAPRMAMKRLEKNKIRDILAEPDLWLDAAQEVRAAKLRERLEQGAPVKLSVALTRVANFAAMVFREDTGVYLRKENGRRVLIALPVEPCSVTEKPLNEAKAVILSSGTMPASSILRDVLCIRKPMKVYEVELLHGHIFPPENIYTVLALEITSRYTSRSREMYARYAEYIAETFRAVRNAVLIVYPSYEFMEAILSHLKHLLSGEPMVVEGRDTSIEQVEEYVRRHGHVAIHAVAGGKLTEGIEIVENGESLIKTVFVAGVPYPQPDDYVADQYEVLAKRMGTTEAKTFLYDYTAAVKTRQAVGRVRRSEKDRALIILGDVRFARRRLREYLRLRIDAYAATLEDYVARVRAAAEKLKV; from the coding sequence GTGGCGAGGTTTCCCTATGCTAAGCCGCGGAGGGGCCAGCTCGAAGCTGCTAGGGCTATAGTCTCTACCGTGCGTGAGGGTGGCGTCTTCGTACTCAGTGCGCCTACAGGCTTTGGCAAGACGTCAACCATCATATATGGATTGCTTGAGGCTGGTGTAGAGCGCATCCTCTACGTTGTAAGGACTAGGAATGAGATAGCCCCCGTGTTGAGGGAACTTCGGCGCTTCGGTGTTGAGCGGTACTCGTTCCTCTACAGTGCTAGGCGCATGTGCCCACTCCTTGCAGGAGAGCAGCTAGCAACCGAGGACTTCTGGGAGACATGCAGGCTCCTAAGGCTGCGAGGCGAGTGTATGTACCATGAGAATCTTGTCGAGGTTAGTGAGGAGACCGTAGAAGCAATAGTAACCAGCATAGGCGAGAGCAAGCCGTCAGAAGTTGTAGCAGCTCTAAGGAACGCCGGGCTATGCCCCTTCTTCTCGCTCCGCCTAGCTTCAACCCGTGCAGCGATAACGGTTGCTACTTACCCTTACCTCTTCCGCGAAGACATATTCACAAGCGTCTTCGAGCCACTAACCTATGGCGACTTCGTCGTAGTCGTTGACGAGGCCCACTCACTGCTCACTATACAGTCCATGCTAGAGGCAAGGCTCACGCTTGAAACACTTCGGGCGGCACTGGACGAGATAGAGGAGTACGGCCTGCCAGGAGAGCTGACAGTAGCGCTCAAAAAGCTCCTCGACATGCTGTCGTCTAGTACAGCTCCGAGAATGGCTATGAAGAGGCTTGAGAAGAACAAGATCAGAGACATACTTGCAGAGCCAGACCTATGGCTCGATGCGGCGCAGGAGGTAAGAGCTGCAAAGCTACGTGAACGCCTCGAGCAAGGTGCTCCAGTTAAGCTCAGTGTAGCGCTAACAAGGGTAGCCAACTTCGCAGCCATGGTGTTCCGAGAGGATACAGGGGTCTACCTCCGCAAGGAGAATGGTCGCCGTGTCCTCATAGCGCTACCGGTGGAGCCGTGTAGCGTTACCGAGAAACCACTAAACGAGGCCAAGGCCGTAATCCTCTCTAGCGGTACAATGCCCGCGTCAAGTATCCTCCGCGACGTACTCTGCATAAGGAAGCCAATGAAGGTTTACGAGGTGGAGCTGCTGCACGGCCATATATTCCCACCGGAGAACATCTATACAGTGTTAGCGCTTGAGATAACCTCGCGCTACACGAGTAGGAGTAGAGAGATGTATGCGCGCTACGCCGAGTACATAGCAGAAACATTTAGAGCGGTTAGGAACGCAGTGCTCATAGTATATCCAAGTTATGAGTTTATGGAGGCCATACTCTCACACCTCAAGCATCTGTTGAGCGGGGAGCCAATGGTCGTAGAGGGACGCGACACAAGTATAGAGCAGGTAGAAGAGTATGTACGGAGACACGGCCACGTAGCAATACATGCGGTAGCTGGTGGAAAGCTAACAGAGGGCATAGAGATCGTCGAGAACGGCGAGAGCTTAATCAAAACAGTATTTGTTGCAGGTGTGCCCTACCCTCAGCCGGATGACTATGTAGCAGATCAATATGAAGTACTGGCAAAACGCATGGGCACGACTGAGGCCAAGACGTTTCTCTACGACTACACAGCGGCAGTAAAAACAAGACAAGCAGTAGGGAGGGTGCGTCGCAGCGAGAAGGACCGTGCGCTCATAATCCTCGGTGATGTGAGATTTGCGAGAAGAAGGCTGAGAGAATACCTACGACTACGAATAGACGCGTATGCAGCCACGCTAGAGGACTACGTGGCGCGTGTACGGGCTGCAGCAGAAAAACTCAAGGTTTAA
- a CDS encoding ABC transporter ATP-binding protein — MGYIEVRDVVKRFGKTVALRGVSLTIKRGELFAILGPSGCGKTTLLRVIAGFEVPDSGKVYIDGEDVTEKPPDKRGTVMVFQNWALWPHMTVYENIAFGLKLRKLPKSEIDRRVKWVLDLLGLQGLENRFPGQLSGGQQQRVALARALVVQPRVLLLDEPLSNLDAKLRLRLRGELKKLQRQLDITMVYVTHDQEEAMALADRMAVMREGMVEQVGTPEELYTNPKTLFTAMFLGRTSLVIGKVVDIESDYAIVAVGRSLFKAVNHGLGKGDEAAIVIKADGARTRKPENPENYTIISGKVTVSMYLGLFNEVRLVIEDSSYEVMFNLPGEEELPKLGSKAEIYVPLKNVHAFPVEEEIVKTIAEQT; from the coding sequence TTGGGCTACATAGAGGTTCGTGACGTAGTGAAACGCTTCGGCAAGACGGTAGCCCTTAGGGGGGTCTCCCTGACCATTAAGAGGGGCGAACTATTCGCTATACTAGGCCCCAGCGGCTGCGGCAAGACCACGCTCCTAAGGGTTATTGCTGGCTTCGAGGTTCCCGACAGCGGCAAGGTCTACATAGACGGAGAGGATGTCACAGAGAAGCCCCCGGACAAGCGTGGCACTGTAATGGTCTTCCAGAACTGGGCCTTGTGGCCACACATGACCGTCTATGAGAACATAGCATTTGGACTTAAGCTGAGAAAGCTACCAAAGAGCGAGATAGATAGGCGCGTCAAGTGGGTGCTAGATCTCCTGGGTCTGCAAGGGCTTGAGAACAGGTTTCCTGGACAGCTTAGTGGAGGACAGCAGCAGCGCGTAGCCCTAGCTAGGGCTCTAGTGGTTCAGCCCCGTGTCCTCCTACTCGACGAGCCGCTAAGCAATCTTGATGCTAAGCTCCGTCTCCGCCTCCGTGGCGAGCTAAAGAAGCTTCAGCGCCAGCTAGACATAACAATGGTCTATGTCACCCACGACCAGGAGGAAGCTATGGCACTAGCAGACCGCATGGCTGTTATGAGGGAGGGTATGGTAGAGCAGGTTGGCACACCCGAGGAACTCTACACCAACCCCAAGACACTCTTCACAGCAATGTTCCTCGGCAGAACATCACTGGTCATAGGTAAGGTTGTCGATATAGAGTCTGACTACGCTATAGTAGCTGTTGGCAGGAGCCTATTCAAAGCCGTAAACCATGGCCTAGGAAAAGGTGATGAAGCAGCTATAGTGATTAAAGCTGATGGTGCACGCACTCGAAAACCCGAGAACCCCGAAAACTACACCATCATCTCCGGCAAGGTAACCGTGTCAATGTACCTAGGCTTATTTAACGAGGTTAGACTGGTAATAGAGGATTCGAGCTATGAGGTTATGTTCAACCTGCCGGGTGAGGAGGAGCTACCAAAGCTTGGCAGCAAGGCCGAGATCTACGTGCCGCTAAAGAACGTACATGCGTTCCCAGTGGAGGAGGAGATAGTGAAGACCATAGCCGAGCAAACCTAG
- a CDS encoding ABC transporter permease: MAARQKLIDIGRNALLAAKRAIPRAKTDIEIILLLYIPLATIFFAFIAPLLVVIAESSKADFGSLFSDKFYVDFSWRSVSRLIEIRVLPDTIRITVNGFNFGVIGNTIVNAVIVTLAAAALGTTVALLVGLYRFPGRRIFAIIAYMPLLIAPLVSTYIIKLYFGLGLHLNTFSYLASMITEPLIGKKISIAFAGQAGVALAQILMFYPIVYINVLAALAAVDATLIEQAINLGARGFRLLRRIILPLIMPGILAGSTLVYILSIEDVGGPIIFNYPYFMSFQVYDNFRGIQSEALRVTIAALSLLMLILAAIPLVFVRRYLSLRYYARLARGAPRPFHGLPLGRKGLIFAYLVVLPVILLAASPQIGVALLAFSKRWIGPTPELLPPDRLFVNFEVLGRVAGIVRSIENSVVYLSQAIVFIAILGFMIGYAAARARLPGAGLLDILSSLPLAVPGLVVAFSYYVFFITYFRGTLLDPAIYTANVLVLAYVVRKIPFTVRAVFTSIIQTPEELEEAARSLGARRARVLQRIVIPLVWRGLLAGLLLSAIHVLSEVSVSITLGALKGSLISANHTGPITFAILQLLTEATIVEGGTQPHAKAAALAAILMTLEAVVITVASRLTRRGQALVSV, translated from the coding sequence TTGGCGGCTAGGCAGAAGCTCATAGATATCGGGAGGAATGCGTTATTAGCCGCCAAGAGGGCTATACCCAGGGCCAAAACCGATATCGAAATAATACTTTTACTCTACATACCCCTTGCAACAATATTTTTCGCGTTTATCGCACCGCTACTAGTAGTTATAGCAGAATCTTCTAAGGCCGACTTCGGCTCGTTATTTAGCGATAAATTCTACGTTGATTTTAGCTGGAGATCCGTTAGCAGGCTCATCGAGATACGCGTGCTCCCGGATACGATACGAATAACCGTTAATGGCTTCAACTTCGGCGTTATAGGAAACACTATAGTGAACGCGGTAATCGTTACACTTGCCGCTGCAGCACTAGGCACGACTGTTGCACTACTTGTGGGCCTTTACCGGTTCCCTGGCCGTCGTATATTCGCCATTATAGCTTACATGCCACTTCTCATAGCTCCCCTGGTGAGCACCTACATTATTAAGTTGTACTTCGGCCTTGGCCTTCACCTCAATACATTCTCCTACCTAGCTAGCATGATTACCGAGCCCCTTATCGGTAAGAAGATTTCGATAGCCTTTGCAGGACAGGCGGGTGTCGCACTAGCACAGATACTCATGTTCTACCCGATAGTCTACATCAATGTATTGGCTGCCCTTGCAGCTGTAGATGCCACACTTATCGAGCAGGCCATAAACCTGGGTGCCAGGGGGTTCAGGCTTCTGCGCCGCATAATTTTACCACTAATTATGCCTGGTATTCTTGCAGGTTCAACACTCGTGTATATTCTCAGCATAGAGGATGTAGGCGGACCAATAATCTTTAACTATCCATACTTCATGTCGTTCCAGGTATACGATAACTTCCGCGGCATTCAAAGTGAAGCCTTGCGAGTAACCATTGCAGCGCTAAGCCTCCTAATGCTAATCCTCGCTGCCATACCACTGGTTTTCGTTAGGCGTTATTTGAGCCTTAGATACTACGCAAGGCTAGCCCGAGGTGCGCCACGCCCCTTCCACGGCCTACCACTAGGCCGTAAGGGGCTCATATTCGCCTATCTTGTAGTGCTCCCGGTAATATTGCTCGCGGCTTCACCCCAGATTGGCGTCGCACTATTAGCGTTTAGTAAACGTTGGATCGGCCCAACACCAGAGCTGCTGCCACCAGATAGGCTTTTCGTGAACTTTGAGGTGCTTGGCCGTGTAGCTGGCATCGTTAGAAGCATCGAGAATAGCGTGGTATACCTATCCCAAGCAATAGTATTCATTGCCATTCTAGGCTTTATGATTGGCTACGCAGCCGCCAGAGCTAGGCTCCCAGGTGCAGGGCTGCTAGACATACTGTCCTCGCTGCCCCTAGCCGTGCCTGGCCTCGTCGTCGCATTTAGCTACTACGTGTTCTTCATAACATACTTCCGTGGCACCCTCCTCGACCCAGCCATCTATACAGCCAACGTACTCGTGCTAGCATACGTTGTGAGAAAGATTCCGTTTACAGTAAGGGCTGTCTTTACGTCTATCATACAGACCCCGGAGGAGCTCGAGGAGGCTGCTCGTAGCCTCGGCGCCAGGAGGGCTAGGGTATTGCAGCGCATAGTTATACCGCTGGTCTGGCGTGGGCTGCTAGCAGGCCTACTACTCAGCGCCATCCATGTCCTTAGCGAGGTTAGCGTTAGTATCACCCTTGGCGCTCTCAAGGGGAGCCTCATATCAGCTAACCACACTGGCCCAATAACCTTTGCAATACTACAGCTGCTCACCGAGGCAACAATAGTTGAGGGCGGCACACAGCCACACGCCAAGGCGGCAGCACTTGCAGCAATACTAATGACTCTTGAGGCTGTAGTGATAACGGTTGCCTCAAGGCTTACGAGGAGGGGTCAAGCTCTTGTCAGCGTCTGA